Proteins encoded within one genomic window of Ranitomeya variabilis isolate aRanVar5 chromosome 4, aRanVar5.hap1, whole genome shotgun sequence:
- the LOC143766385 gene encoding uncharacterized protein LOC143766385, with product MDRDKMAERILHLTLEILFRLTGEDYTELKKTSSERCQDPVSEGWGRLLSPITGPPPHPPVHGEINYQKILELIYKMVELLTGEVPIRCQDVAIYFTLGEWEYLEGNKELYKDIMMEVPQSLTSPDLSSKRTTPERCLRPLLPQDCKQEDPNVPQNHQGEDLTHINTTEQYVRSDEGCKEEIPTYDYPDKRDRRSVGQLTSSIFKSDDLEILQDTTEVIAITPDIPSSIHSKDLSSDPMKQVPSSDSLPTTKENQSLKRGIKKQTAPKAKKSFSCSECVKCFTQKCNLVIHQRTHTGEKPFSCLKCGKCFKQKSKLATHQKIHTGAKPFSCSECEKCFAQKSNFVIHQRTHTGAKPFSCSECEKCFAQKSHFDNHQRTHTGEKPFSCSECGKCFIQKYNLVIHQRSHTGEKPFSCLKCGKYFKQKSMLVSHQRIHTGAKPFSCSECEKCFAQKSDFVAHQRTHTGEKPFSCSECGKCFNWKSVLDNHQRTHTGEKPFSCSECGKCFNRKSVLDRHQRTHTGEKPFSCSECGKCFSQKSDLYGHQRTHTGEKPFSCSECGKCFKWKKNLDRHQRTHTGDKPFSWS from the exons atggacagagacaagatggcggagaggatattacacctcaccctagagatcctcttccggcttactggagag gattacacagaattgaagaagacctctagtgaacgctgtcaggaccctgtgtctgagggatggggaagactcctgagcccaatcacagggcctccacctcacccccctgTACATGGGGAAATCAattaccagaagatcctagaactcatctacaagatggttgagctgctgactggagag gttcctataaggtgtcaggatgtcgccatctatttcACCTTgggggagtgggagtatttagaaggaaacAAAGAGctctacaaggacatcatgatggaggttccccagtccctcacatcaccag atctatccagtaagaggacaacaccagagagatgtctccgtcctcttcttccacaggactgtaaacaagaagatcccaatgttcctcagaatcatcag ggtgaagatctgacccatattaatactacagagcaaTATGTGAGGAGTGATGaggggtgtaaagaggagattcctacatatgactacccag ATAAGAGGGACAGGAGATCagtgggacagctgacatcttcaatttttaaatctgatgatcttgagatcctacaagatacaactgaagtgattgctatcactccagatataccatcatccattcacagcaaagatctgtcatctgatcctatgaaacaggtcccatcttctgattcattaccgactaccaaggaaaatcaaagtctcaaaagaggcattaaaaaacaaactgctcctaaagcaaagaagtcattttcatgttcagaatgtgtgaaatgttttacccagaaatgtaatcttgttatacaccaaagaactcacacaggggagaagcctttttcatgtttaaaatgtgggaaatgttttaaacagaaatcaaaGCTTGCTACTCACCAGAAAATCCACACAGGagcgaaacctttttcatgttcagaatgtgagaaatgttttgcacagaaatcaaattttgttatccaccagagaactcacacaggggcaaaacctttttcatgttcagaatgtgagaaatgttttgcacagaaatcacattttgataaccaccagagaactcacacaggggagaagcctttttcatgttcagaatgtgggaaatgttttatccagaaatataatcttgttatacaccaaagatctcacacaggggagaagcctttttcatgtttaaaatgtgggaaatattttaaacagAAATCAATGCTTGTttctcaccagagaattcacacaggagcgaaacctttttcgtgttcagaatgtgagaaatgttttgcacagaaatcagattttgttgcccaccagagaactcacacaggggagaagcctttttcctgttcagaatgtgggaaatgttttaattggaAATCGGTTCTTGataaccaccagagaactcacacaggggagaagcctttttcctgttcagaatgtgggaaatgttttaaccggaaatcggtTCTCGatagacaccagagaacccacactggggagaaacctttttcctgttcagaatgtgggaaatgttttagccagaaatcggaTCTTTatggccaccagagaacccacacgggggagaagcctttttcatgttcagaatgtgggaaatgttttaaatggaaaaaaaatcttgatcgccaccagagaacccacacaggggacaaGCCTTTTTCTTGGtcataa